In Peromyscus eremicus chromosome 2, PerEre_H2_v1, whole genome shotgun sequence, a single genomic region encodes these proteins:
- the Plag1 gene encoding zinc finger protein PLAG1 isoform X1 codes for MATVIPGDLSEVRDTQKAPSGKRKRGETKPRKNFPCQLCDKAFNSVEKLKVHSYSHTGERPYKCTQQDCTKAFVSKYKLQRHMATHSPEKTHKCNYCEKMFHRKDHLKNHLHTHDPNKETFKCEECGKSYNTKLGFKRHLALHAATSGDLTCKVCLQTFESTGVLLEHLKSHAGKSSGGVKEKKHQCEHCERRFYTRKDVRRHMVVHTGRKDFLCQYCAQRFGRKDHLTRHMKKSHNQELLKVKTEPVDFLDPFTCNMSVPIKDELLPVMSLPSSELLSKPFTNTLQLNLYNTPFQSMQSSGSAHQMITTLPLGMTCPIDMDAVHPSHHLAFKCPFSSTSYAISIPEKEQPLKGEIESYLMELQGGAPSSSQDSQASSSKLGLDPQNGSLDDGAGDLSLSKSSISISDPLNTPALDFSQLFNFIPLNGPPYNPLSVGSLGMSYSQDEAHSSVSQLPTQTQDLQDPANTVGLSSLHSLSAAFTSSLSTSTTLPRFHQAFQ; via the exons ATGGCCACTGTCATTCCTGGTGATTTGTCAGAAGTAAGAGATACCCAGAAAGCCCCTTCAGGGAAACGTAAGCGTGGTGaaaccaaaccaagaaaaaacTTCCCTTGCCAACTGTGTGACAAGGCCTTTAACAGTGTTGAGAAATTAAAGGTTCACTCCTACTCTCACACAGGAGAGAGGCCCTACAAGTGCACACAACAAGACTGCACCAAGGCCTTTGTTTCTAAGTACAAATTACAAAG GCACATGGCTACTCACTCTCCTGAGAAAACCCACAAGTGTAATTATTGTGAGAAAATGTTTCACCGGAAAGACCACCTGAAGAATCACCTCCATACACACGACCCCAACAAAGAGACCTTTAAATGCGAAGAGTGTGGCAAGAGCTACAACACCAAGCTTGGGTTTAAGCGACACTTGGCCTTGCACGCTGCAACCAGTGGTGACCTCACCTGCAAGGTGTGTTTGCAGACTTTTGAAAGCACAGGTGTGCTCCTGGAGCACCTGAAATCTCATGCAGGCAAGTCATCTGGGGGCGTGAAAGAGAAAAAGCACCAGTGTGAGCACTGTGAGCGCAGGTTCTACACCCGGAAGGATGTCCGGAGACACATGGTAGTGCACACGGGAAGAAAGGACTTCCTCTGTCAGTACTGTGCACAGAGATTTGGACGAAAGGATCACCTCACTCGACATATGAAGAAGAGTCACAATCAAGAGCTTCTGAAGGTCAAAACTGAACCAGTAGATTTCCTGGACCCATTTACCTGTAACATGTCTGTGCCTATAAAAGATGAACTCCTGCCGGTGATGTCCTTACCTTCCAGTGAACTCTTGTCAAAGCCATTCACAAATACTTTGCAGTTAAACCTCTATAACACTCCATTTCAGTCCATGCAGAGCTCTGGATCTGCTCACCAAATGATCACAACTTTACCTTTGGGAATGACATGCCCCATAGATATGGATGCTGTTCACCCCTCCCACCATCTTGCTTTCAAATGCCCATTCAGTTCTACCTCATATGCAATCTCTATTCCTGAAAAAGAACAGCCATTAAAGGGAGAAATTGAGAGTTATCTGATGGAATTACAAGGTGGTGCACCCTCTTCATCCCAGGATTCTCAAGCATCGTCATCTAAGTTAGGGTTAGATCCTCAGAATGGGTCCCTAGATGATGGTGCAGGTGACCTCTCCCTGTCAAAGAGCTCTATTTCTATCAGTGACCCCCTCAACACACCAGCATTGGATTTTTCTCAGTTGTTCAATTTCATACCATTAAATGGTCCTCCCTATAATCCTCTTTCAGTGGGGAGCCTTGGGATGAGCTATTCCCAAGATGAAGCACATTCTTCTGTTTCTCAGCTGCCCACACAAACACAGGATCTTCAGGATCCTGCGAACACCGTGGGTCTCAGTTCTCTGCACTCACTCTCCGCGGCTTTTACCAGCAGCCTAAGCACAAGCACCACCCTGCCCCGTTTCCACCAGGCTTTTCAGTAG
- the Plag1 gene encoding zinc finger protein PLAG1 isoform X2 codes for MATHSPEKTHKCNYCEKMFHRKDHLKNHLHTHDPNKETFKCEECGKSYNTKLGFKRHLALHAATSGDLTCKVCLQTFESTGVLLEHLKSHAGKSSGGVKEKKHQCEHCERRFYTRKDVRRHMVVHTGRKDFLCQYCAQRFGRKDHLTRHMKKSHNQELLKVKTEPVDFLDPFTCNMSVPIKDELLPVMSLPSSELLSKPFTNTLQLNLYNTPFQSMQSSGSAHQMITTLPLGMTCPIDMDAVHPSHHLAFKCPFSSTSYAISIPEKEQPLKGEIESYLMELQGGAPSSSQDSQASSSKLGLDPQNGSLDDGAGDLSLSKSSISISDPLNTPALDFSQLFNFIPLNGPPYNPLSVGSLGMSYSQDEAHSSVSQLPTQTQDLQDPANTVGLSSLHSLSAAFTSSLSTSTTLPRFHQAFQ; via the coding sequence ATGGCTACTCACTCTCCTGAGAAAACCCACAAGTGTAATTATTGTGAGAAAATGTTTCACCGGAAAGACCACCTGAAGAATCACCTCCATACACACGACCCCAACAAAGAGACCTTTAAATGCGAAGAGTGTGGCAAGAGCTACAACACCAAGCTTGGGTTTAAGCGACACTTGGCCTTGCACGCTGCAACCAGTGGTGACCTCACCTGCAAGGTGTGTTTGCAGACTTTTGAAAGCACAGGTGTGCTCCTGGAGCACCTGAAATCTCATGCAGGCAAGTCATCTGGGGGCGTGAAAGAGAAAAAGCACCAGTGTGAGCACTGTGAGCGCAGGTTCTACACCCGGAAGGATGTCCGGAGACACATGGTAGTGCACACGGGAAGAAAGGACTTCCTCTGTCAGTACTGTGCACAGAGATTTGGACGAAAGGATCACCTCACTCGACATATGAAGAAGAGTCACAATCAAGAGCTTCTGAAGGTCAAAACTGAACCAGTAGATTTCCTGGACCCATTTACCTGTAACATGTCTGTGCCTATAAAAGATGAACTCCTGCCGGTGATGTCCTTACCTTCCAGTGAACTCTTGTCAAAGCCATTCACAAATACTTTGCAGTTAAACCTCTATAACACTCCATTTCAGTCCATGCAGAGCTCTGGATCTGCTCACCAAATGATCACAACTTTACCTTTGGGAATGACATGCCCCATAGATATGGATGCTGTTCACCCCTCCCACCATCTTGCTTTCAAATGCCCATTCAGTTCTACCTCATATGCAATCTCTATTCCTGAAAAAGAACAGCCATTAAAGGGAGAAATTGAGAGTTATCTGATGGAATTACAAGGTGGTGCACCCTCTTCATCCCAGGATTCTCAAGCATCGTCATCTAAGTTAGGGTTAGATCCTCAGAATGGGTCCCTAGATGATGGTGCAGGTGACCTCTCCCTGTCAAAGAGCTCTATTTCTATCAGTGACCCCCTCAACACACCAGCATTGGATTTTTCTCAGTTGTTCAATTTCATACCATTAAATGGTCCTCCCTATAATCCTCTTTCAGTGGGGAGCCTTGGGATGAGCTATTCCCAAGATGAAGCACATTCTTCTGTTTCTCAGCTGCCCACACAAACACAGGATCTTCAGGATCCTGCGAACACCGTGGGTCTCAGTTCTCTGCACTCACTCTCCGCGGCTTTTACCAGCAGCCTAAGCACAAGCACCACCCTGCCCCGTTTCCACCAGGCTTTTCAGTAG